One Salvia splendens isolate huo1 chromosome 22, SspV2, whole genome shotgun sequence DNA segment encodes these proteins:
- the LOC121787148 gene encoding cyanidin 3-O-galactoside 2''-O-xylosyltransferase FGGT1-like, with translation MSNKKLKIAMYPWFAMGHLTTFLHISNKLAQKGHQIFFILPPKTQSKLIQFNLHPNLIKFISITVPHVEGLPPGTETTTDVIFPLYSLLRHAMDLTEPAVKALLLEIKPDLVFFDFTHWLPQLARSLGIKSVLYCVISPAAVAYLFRQEPNAEGFTRPPPGFPPSSAIRLHIDEARTVDAINNMAEFGSPMKFVERVIMAAEECDAMGFKSCREMEGLYHDFLEKRFRKPVLLAGPVLPEPPTSGLDDRWVKWLDRFGPKSVIYCAFGSEARLKPELFQELLLGFELTGLPFFAALKPPIGAETVEEAIPEGFTSRTENRGIVEGGWVQQQLILSHPAVGCFVTHCGWGSISETLVNECEMVLMPHVGDQLINARLMGGDLRVGVEVEKGDEDGLFTREGVVKAIKLVMDGESQIGREIRANHSKWREFMQRKGLEDSYIDEFDQKLHHLLE, from the coding sequence ATGTCAAACAAAAAGCTCAAGATAGCAATGTACCCATGGTTTGCAATGGGACATCTAACAACATTCCTTCACATCTCCAATAAACTTGCCCAAAAAGGCCACCAAATCTTCTTCATTCTCCCTCCCAAAACTCAATCCAAGCTCATCCAATTCAATCTCCACCCCAACCTCATCAAATTCATCTCCATCACCGTTCCTCACGTCGAAGGCCTCCCTCCGGGGACCGAGACCACAACCGACGTCATCTTCCCCTTGTACTCTCTCCTCCGCCACGCCATGGACCTCACTGAGCCCGCGGTAAAGGCCCTCCTCCTGGAGATCAAGCCCGACCTCGTCTTCTTCGATTTCACCCACTGGCTGCCGCAGCTGGCCCGGAGCTTGGGCATCAAGTCGGTGCTCTACTGCGTCATCAGCCCCGCCGCCGTGGCTTACCTCTTCCGCCAGGAGCCTAACGCCGAGGGTTTCACCCGGCCTCCGCCGGGGTTCCCTCCCTCGTCTGCGATCAGGCTCCACATAGACGAGGCGCGAACCGTGGATGCCATCAACAACATGGCGGAGTTCGGAAGCCCGATGAAGTTTGTCGAGCGCGTGATCATGGCAGCGGAGGAGTGCGACGCCATGGGGTTCAAATCTTGTAGAGAGATGGAGGGGTTGTATCATGATTTTCTTGAGAAGAGATTTAGAAAACCAGTTCTTCTAGCCGGGCCGGTTTTGCCTGAACCGCCCACTTCGGGTTTGGATGACCGGTGGGTTAAATGGTTGGACCGGTTCGGGCCAAAATCAGTGATTTACTGTGCTTTTGGGAGTGAGGCTAGGTTGAAACCGGAGCTATTTCAGGAGTTGTTACTGGGATTCGAACTGACAGGCCTGCCGTTTTTTGCGGCATTGAAGCCGCCGATTGGGGCTGAGACGGTGGAGGAGGCGATTCCCGAGGGTTTTACGTCTAGGACGGAAAATAGAGGAATTGTGGAGGGTGGTTGGGTTCAACAACAGTTGATCCTATCTCATCCCGCGGTGGGGTGCTTCGTCACACACTGCGGGTGGGGGTCGATCTCGGAGACGTTGGTGAACGAGTGTGAAATGGTGCTTATGCCGCATGTCGGCGATCAGTTAATCAATGCAAGGTTGATGGGAGGAGATTTGAGAGTTGGGGTGGAGGTGGAGAAGGGAGATGAAGATGGATTGTTTACTAGAGAGGGTGTTGTCAAGGCAATCAAGTTGGTGATGGATGGGGAAAGTCAGATTGGGAGGGAAATTAGGGCAAACCATAGTAAATGGAGAGAATTCATGCAAAGGAAAGGGCTCGAGGATTCTTATATTGATGAATTTGATCAGAAGTTGCATCACCTTTTGGAGTAG